A single Anopheles arabiensis isolate DONGOLA chromosome 2, AaraD3, whole genome shotgun sequence DNA region contains:
- the LOC120896493 gene encoding chromatin modification-related protein eaf-1-like, with the protein MWSKIFLATFLLGLTLAEKKNVTEKSVEALGGTKEKRQTEHETRSVPLSLIDNRRQHALHQHQQQQQQQQQQEYYQSEEGSFYAAQPSAGQPSIAYKSAGAAHKPATSQEQPQYQELPPEYISLLHQLAEHQPKAAALKQGKAVGQHYEPQSHPQHAKPSQVQYITEEEYAQLLKQAQHQQHGPAPAHHQHQHQHQPQPQGLQAYGRPSSHPGAPPAAASHKYRPAIQLLETAEDQPGAYGQADGEQYRIQYKSIQQAGTVTPVPKPVSSFSFENELAKLVESNRPLAYHAVPHHPGRQHDAQHHEAPQRYAGPTPSPQSHEYTYVQAGPGREHGAPQQPPKQSIKAQYIAPFAQGLPLNGPKISPAHLQVGPQKFVDSSPPAQKYQFIAQPESGPSKAHHQHHHQQQQPQHQQQQHHHHHAPAHQGQQYFAEVSPKQQAGTPSPKIQYYVPKEKNVQIYYQQAQQQQQAAIEQHSPQHPMKIVEAPQLQNEKPQKTVQSHHRSKPAEQQQVHQHRYGAREKQPESDESHAPSRSSIFVSQSTGVNQATAAATPAPSAHSHKIPPKIDRPLTQEEFQALVDAGYSVVPVPVPVPVPISQYQQQQQQQQQAAAAHHAGHAGVPHPGPRGGPASYTGRPTGRSGFPLPSAPASDGREQPESGRHLPTPTASRSLFGRCSRTA; encoded by the exons CAACATTCCTGCTAGGGTTAACGCTGGCAGAGAAGAAGAACGTAACCGAAAAGTCGGTGGAAGCGCTCGGCGGCACAAAGGAAAAGCGTCAGACGGAGCACGAAACGCGCTCGGTTCCGCTGTCCCTAATTGACAACCGTCGCCAGCATGCTCTgcatcagcaccagcagcagcagcagcaacagcaacagcaggagtACTATCAGAGTGAGGAAGGTTCATTCTATGCAGCCCAGCCGAGTGCTGGTCAACCATCGATCGCCTACAAATCGGCCGGTGCCGCTCACAAACCCGCCACCTCACAGGAACAACCGCAGTACCAGGAG TTACCTCCCGAGTACATCAGCTTGTTGCATCAGCTTGCCGAGCATCAGCCAAAAGCGGCTGCATTGAAGCAAGGCAAGGCCGTCGGCCAGCATTACGAGCCCCAAAGCCACCCGCAGCATGCGAAACCCAGCCAGGTTCAGTACATTACCGAGGAGGAGTATGCACAGCTGTTAAAGCAAGCCCAACACCAACAGCACGGTCCAGCCCCAgctcatcatcagcatcagcaccagcaccaaccACAGCCCCAGGGTCTTCAGGCGTACGGAAGACCATCGTCTCACCCAGGTGCCCCTCCAG CTGCAGCGTCTCACAAGTATCGCCCCGCAATCCAGCTGCTAGAGACGGCCGAAGACCAACCGGGAGCGTACGGACAGGCGGACGGTGAGCAGTACCGTATCCAGTACAAGAGCATCCAGCAGGCCGGTACAGTGACACCAGTCCCCAAGCCAGTTAGCTCCTTTTCCTTCGAAAACGAACTCGCTAAATTGGTAGAGTCGAATCGGCCGCTAGCGTATCATGCGGTCCCGCATCACCCCGGTCGCCAGCACGATGCGCAACATCACGAAGCTCCCCAACGGTACGCCGGTCCTACGCCCAGTCCTCAGTCGCACGAGTACACCTACGTCCAGGCTGGACCAGGTCGTGAGCACGGTGCACCGCAGCAGCCGCCAAAGCAATCGATCAAGGCGCAATATATTGCCCCATTCGCGCAAGGTTTGCCGCTAAACGGGCCGAAGATTAGCCCCGCTCATCTGCAGGTGGGACCGCAAAAGTTCGTTGACAGTTCCCCGCCTGCCCAGAAGTATCAGTTCATCGCTCAACCCGAGTCGGGTCCATCGAAGgcgcatcatcagcatcatcatcaacagcagcagccgcagcatcagcaacagcagcatcatcatcatcatgctccGGCCCACCAGGGACAGCAGTACTTTGCTGAGGTATCGCCTAAGCAGCAAGCGGGAACTCCCTCGCCCAAAATTCAGTACTACGTGCCCAAGGAGAAGAACGTGCAGATATACTACCAGCaagcgcaacagcagcaacaggccGCAATCGAGCAGCACTCGCCCCAGCATCCGATGAAGATCGTGGAGGCACCTCAGCTACAGAACGAGAAGCCACAGAAAACGGTTCAATCGCACCATCGCTCGAAACCCgctgagcagcagcaagttCACCAGCATCGTTATGGAGCGCGCGAAAAGCAGCCGGAATCGGACGAATCCCACGCACCGTCCCGTTCGTCCATCTTTGTGTCGCAGTCGACCGGAGTAAACCAAGCGACGGCAGCAGCCACGCCGGCACCCTCGGCCCACTCCCACAAGATTCCACCGAAAATTGACCGTCCACTCACGCAGGAAGAATTCCAGGCTCTGGTCGATGCCGGATACTCAGTAGTGCCGGTTCCAGTGCCCGTTCCAGTGCCAATCTCGCAataccagcagcaacagcagcagcagcagcaggctgcCGCAGCCCATCACGCCGGACATGCCGGTGTCCCACATCCAGGACCTCGTGGTGGACCCGCATCCTACACCGGCCGCCCGACAGGCCGCTCAGGCTTCCCGCTACCATCTGCACCAGCTAGCGACGGCAGAGAACAACCCGAATCAGGTCGTCACCTACCTACGCCCACTGCATCTCGATCCCTTTTCGGCCGGTGTTCGAGGACCGCATAA
- the LOC120895387 gene encoding LOW QUALITY PROTEIN: probable phospholipid hydroperoxide glutathione peroxidase (The sequence of the model RefSeq protein was modified relative to this genomic sequence to represent the inferred CDS: inserted 1 base in 1 codon) encodes MSNFTTFRTLATIGRNTLGRFQYCAFSYPNQYGVNRFYSQSTTTQTDGTMEDYKNAKSVYDFTVKDSQGADVSLEKYRGXVLLIVNIASQCGLTKGNYAELTELSQKYADKDFKILSFPCNQFGGQMPEGDGEEMVCHLRSAKAEVGDVFAKIDVNGDGAHPLYKYLKHKQGGTLGDSIKWNFAKFLVNKDGQPVDRYAPTTSPSSIVKDIDKLLG; translated from the exons ATGTCGAATTTCACAACTTTCCGTACGCTAGCCACAATCGGACGTAATACGCTCGGGCGATTTCAGTATTGTGCGTTCTCGTATCCAAATCAA TACGGAGTAAATCGGTTCTACAGTCAGTCTACGACAACGCAAACCGACGGCACGATGGAGGACTACAAGAATGCTAAATCGGTGTACGACTTCACGGTGAAGGATTCGCAAGGGGCCGACGTCAGCCTGGAGAAGTACCGTG AGGTGCTGCTAATCGTCAACATTGCCTCCCAGTGCGGGCTAACCAAGGGCAATTATGCCGAGCTGACCGAGCTATCGCAGAAGTACGCGGATAAGG ATTTCAAAATCCTGTCCTTCCCCTGCAATCAGTTCGGTGGCCAAATGCCGGAAGGCGACGGAGAGGAAATGGTGTGTCATCTTCGCTCGGCCAAAGCGGAAGTAGGAGACGTTTTCGCTAAG ATCGATGTAAACGGTGACGGCGCACATCCGCTCTACAAATATCTCAAGCACAAGCAGGGTGGCACTTTGGGTGATTCGATCAAGTGGAACTTTGCCAAGTTTTTGGTAAACAAGGACGGTCAGCCGGTGGATCGCTATGCGCCTACAACGTCGCCCAGCAGCATTGTGAAGGACATTGATAAGCTGCTGGGCTAG